ACAACTGACCGCATGTGCGGCGCCGGTAGCGGCGGCCAGCGCGGATTCAAACGCGGCGACCGCAGGTCCGGTGGTCAGCAGTGCGCCCTTCAGTGTGGCGGTGACGGCGGCAATATCATCATCGTCAATGATTTGCCGTCCATAGGGAAGGAAAGACTGGTTCATGTCAGGTGTTCTATCAAGGGTGCGGCGTGGACATCAGTTCGCGCAGCGCCTCTGGCCCCAACCACTCATCGTTGCCGTCGCTGGTATAGGAAAAACCATCGGCGACCGGATCGCCTTGCGCTTGAGTATCTTCTTCGCCCGACCAAAATTTATAGGCCGGCATGATGACGTAGCGATCTCCAAGATCAAAGGTGGTGCGTGAATCATCCTCCGAAATCATGACCTCATGTAATTTCTCGCCGGGCCGGATGCCGATGGTATGGTGGGGCAGCTCGGGAGCAACCGCAGTCGCCATATCGGTAACCGTCATGCTGGGAATTTTGGGAACAAAAAGCTCGCCGCCCTTCATAAGTTCCAGGCATGAGAGGACAAAGTTTACGCCCTGTTCCAGGGTAATCCAGAATCGCGACATGCGTGGATCGGTGATCGGCAGGCTGTCGGCGCCCGCGGCAACAAGTTTCTGGAACAATGGCACGACACTGCCTCGCGAGCCGATAACATTACCATAACGCACGACCGAAAACCGGGCACCGGATGCGCCACTTAAATTATTGGCTGCGATAAAAATTTTGTCCGAAGCCAGCTTGCTTGCACCATACAGGTTGATGGGGTTGGCGGCCTTGTCCGTGGAAAGGGCAATCACCTGCGTCACATCTGTGCGAAGTGCTGCTTGAACGATATTTTCCGCGCCAAGAACATTGGTGTGAATACATTCCATGGGATTGTATTCTGCCGCAGGTACCTGCTTTAGGGCTGCTGCATGGATCACGATATTCACATCATGCATGGCCATTTCAAGGCGCGACCGGTCGCGCACATCGCCTATAAAATATCGTAGCGATGGATGGTCGGCGACCTTGGTTTCCTCTGCCATGTCGCTTTGCTTCAGTTCGTCACGGGAAAAAATGATCAGCCGTGATGGCTTATAATTATCGAGAATTTTCCTTAAGAAGCCGCGACCGAAAGACCCGGTGCCCCCGGTTATTAAAATTGATTTCCCGTCAAGGTCAGGTAAATTTTCGTCGAATGTTCTATATGGCGTATTTGCTGTCATGTAGTTTCCAATTTTGTTCCCTGTGCAGATTGGGCCTGAATTCAGGCACGCTACCGCAGTCCGGGTGAAAGGCTCTCCCGGACTGACGATGGGTAAAACGGATAAACGTCAGGCGTAGGCC
Above is a genomic segment from Rhodospirillaceae bacterium containing:
- the pseB gene encoding UDP-N-acetylglucosamine 4,6-dehydratase (inverting) — protein: MTANTPYRTFDENLPDLDGKSILITGGTGSFGRGFLRKILDNYKPSRLIIFSRDELKQSDMAEETKVADHPSLRYFIGDVRDRSRLEMAMHDVNIVIHAAALKQVPAAEYNPMECIHTNVLGAENIVQAALRTDVTQVIALSTDKAANPINLYGASKLASDKIFIAANNLSGASGARFSVVRYGNVIGSRGSVVPLFQKLVAAGADSLPITDPRMSRFWITLEQGVNFVLSCLELMKGGELFVPKIPSMTVTDMATAVAPELPHHTIGIRPGEKLHEVMISEDDSRTTFDLGDRYVIMPAYKFWSGEEDTQAQGDPVADGFSYTSDGNDEWLGPEALRELMSTPHP